Within Flagellimonas maritima, the genomic segment CGTAACCACGACCTTTTTCAATAATAACCTCAAGGTTAATACTTACTTTGGGATCCATGTTACAGATCACCAAATCTGGATTGAGAACTTGATATCCTGAAATAAATTTTTGGAAGTCTCCAGCAGTCAACTGACCTTTTCCGCTTACTGAAACAGAAACTGTCTCACTTTCAACATCATCGATTTGTCTTTTAAAGCGAACCTGCTTAAGGTTCAAAATCATTTCTGTAACGTCTTCTACAACGCCCGGTATAACAGAGAACTCATGTTCTACTCCGTCTATACGTACTGAAGTAATTGCAAAACCTTCCAAAGAGGAAAGTAAAACTCTTCGCAACGCGTTCCCAACTGTTAATCCATAGCCAGGTTCCAAAGGGCGAAATTCAAATTTCCCTTCGAAATCTGTAGAATCTATCATTATAACTTTATCGGGCTTCTGAAAATTAAGTAATGCCATATTGGATCAATGTTGATTTTATTTAGAGTATAACTCGACGATTAATTGTTCCTTGATATTTTCAGGAATCTGCATTCTTTCTGGAATAGCTACGTATGTACCTTCTTTCTTTTCAGTGTTCCAGGTAATCCATTCGTAAACGCTACTATTGTTGTCCAATGAATCTTGAATTGCTTGAACGGACTTTGATTTTTCCCTAACTCCGATAACATCACCTGGTTTTAGGGCATATGATGGAATATTTACAATTTCACCATTAACGGTTATATGTCTATGGGAAACTAACTGTCTAGCACCACTTCTTGAAGGGGATAGACCCATCCTGTAAACAACGTTGTCCAATCGGGATTCACACATTTGAAGTAAAACTTCACCTGTAACTCCTTTACTACGATTAGCTTTTTCGAATAGGTTTCTGAACTGTTTTTCCAATATACCATAAGTATACTTGGCTTTTTGCTTTTCCATTAATTGGATTGCATATTCAGATTTTTTTCCTCGGCGTCTATTATTGCCGTGTTGTCCTGGAGGATAACTTTTCTTTTCGAAGGCTTTATCGTCTCCGAAAATCGCTTCTCCAAATTTTCTAGCGATTTTTGATTTTGGTCCTGTGTATCTTGCCATCTTCTTTAAATTAAAAAGTGCGATTATGAATTAAGGCTTATCCTTCGATAATCAATAAAGCACCTTTTTGAAAACCCTATCGGGTACGTAATTATTAAAATTAAACTCTTCTTCTTTTGGGTGGTCTACAACCATTGTGTGGCAATGGTGTAACATCTATTATTTCGGTAACTTCTATTCCTGAATTATGAATAGCTCGTATTGCAGACTCTCTACCGTTTCCGGGGCCTTTAACATAAACCTTCACTTTTCTAAGACCTGCTTCGTGTGCTACTTTAGCACAATCTTCCGCAGCAACTTGGGCTGCATAGGGTGTGTTCTTTTTTGAACCTCTAAATCCCTGTTTACCAGCAGATGACCAAGAAATTACATCTCCCTTTTTATTTGTCAAGGATATGATGATGTTATTAAATGAAGCGGTAACATGTGCCTCACCTGTAGATTCTACTACTACCTTGCGCTTTTTAGTTGTTTTAGTGCTTGCCTTTGCCATATTTGTTAGTTTCTAGTTGTTAGTTCTTAGTTATTGGAATCCTAGACTTTTACATTTCGAACAGATTCTTCTAACGTCTAAATACTAATGACTACTATCTAATTATTATTTAGTTGCTTTCTTTTTATTGGCAACCGTTTTTCTTTTTCCTTTTCTTGTCCTAGAGTTATTCTTGGTACGCTGGCCCCTTAAAGGCAATCCCGATCTATGGCGAATTCCACGATAACACCCAATATCCATCAATCTTTTGATGTTCAATTGTGTTTCTGAGCGGAGTTCACCTTCTATAGTGTAAGAAGACACGGCCTCTCTTATCCTTCCTATTTCGTCGTCATTCCAGTCCGAAACTTTGGTATCTACACTTACTTGTGCCTTTTCCAAAATTTCTTCGGCCCTACTTTTGCCAATTCCGTAAATGTAGGTAAGTGAAATAACTCCACGCTTTTGTTTAGGTATATCTACACCTGCGATTCTTGCCATAATTACCCTTGTCTTTGTTTAAATCTAGGATTCTTTTTGTTGATCACGTATAATCTGCCTTTTCTGCGAACTATCTTGCATTCGGCACTTCTCTTCTTTATTGATGCTCTTACTTTCATCGTAATTAGTATCTGTAAGTAATTCTTGCTTTTGTTAAATCATACGGGCTCATTTCCAACTTTACTTTATCACCAGGAAGTAATTTTATGTAATGCATTCGCATTTTCCCAGAGATATGTGCCGTAACCACATGCCCATTTTCCAATTCTACTCGAAACATAGCATTTGATAATGCTTCTATAATAGTTCCGTCTTGTTCTATTGCTGGCTGTTTTGCCATATTATTTAGTTGTTTGTTTTTTCGTTGCTGTTGTTGGCTTTACCATCAACTATCAACTATTAACTAACTATGCTACTTTTCTATTTTTACCGGTTTTCATCAAACCATCATAATGCCTATTCAACAAATATGAATTTACTTGTTGAACTGTATCAATCGCAACTCCTACCATAATCAATAATGATGTCCCCCCATAAAACAATGCCCAACCAGCTTGAACGTCCATTAACTTTACGACCACTGCAGGTAAAACTGCGAGCAGTGCCAAGAAAACAGAG encodes:
- the rpsD gene encoding 30S ribosomal protein S4 translates to MARYTGPKSKIARKFGEAIFGDDKAFEKKSYPPGQHGNNRRRGKKSEYAIQLMEKQKAKYTYGILEKQFRNLFEKANRSKGVTGEVLLQMCESRLDNVVYRMGLSPSRSGARQLVSHRHITVNGEIVNIPSYALKPGDVIGVREKSKSVQAIQDSLDNNSSVYEWITWNTEKKEGTYVAIPERMQIPENIKEQLIVELYSK
- the rpsK gene encoding 30S ribosomal protein S11, giving the protein MAKASTKTTKKRKVVVESTGEAHVTASFNNIIISLTNKKGDVISWSSAGKQGFRGSKKNTPYAAQVAAEDCAKVAHEAGLRKVKVYVKGPGNGRESAIRAIHNSGIEVTEIIDVTPLPHNGCRPPKRRRV
- the rpsM gene encoding 30S ribosomal protein S13 is translated as MARIAGVDIPKQKRGVISLTYIYGIGKSRAEEILEKAQVSVDTKVSDWNDDEIGRIREAVSSYTIEGELRSETQLNIKRLMDIGCYRGIRHRSGLPLRGQRTKNNSRTRKGKRKTVANKKKATK
- the ykgO gene encoding type B 50S ribosomal protein L36 yields the protein MKVRASIKKRSAECKIVRRKGRLYVINKKNPRFKQRQG
- the infA gene encoding translation initiation factor IF-1, whose protein sequence is MAKQPAIEQDGTIIEALSNAMFRVELENGHVVTAHISGKMRMHYIKLLPGDKVKLEMSPYDLTKARITYRY